Within Desulfobacter sp., the genomic segment ATCCGGGGTTGATCTCCCTGGCCCGGCACCGGGCGCCCAGGCCGGCATGGAAAACATCCCCGGTGAGGGTTTTCCAGAAATTATCCAGGCTGCCGTGTTTAAATACCATTTGGCAGGCCATTTCCCTGAGCATCCGGGTGTGGTCCTCCCAGATCCGGAGCCTGAAACCGGCTCCCTCGACGGCCGCTTTCAATGCGTTGCGGCCCAGAGCCCCGTCCAGGCAGGTGAGGCCGGGGACCGGCGCCGGCGCCTCGCCGGGAAGATAAAGGTCGGTGAGCACCAGGTGGCCCCCCGGTTTGAGCAGCCTGAAAAATTCCTCCAGGCAGTCCTGCTTTTCCGCCACCAGGGAGAGGACGCATTCGCAGAATACGGCCCTGAAGGCAGAAGTTGCAAAGGGGAGAAGGGGCAGCCTCGCCCGTATGCCGGTCCAGCCAGACCCTGTTTTGGAGATCCGCTGGGCGGAGAGATCCATGCCGAAGGTGCTGAGCCCGGCTTCCCCGGAGAGGAATGCACAGGTCACCCCGTCACCGCAGCCGGCATCCAGTACGGGGTCGCCGGGGGCAAGGCCGCAATGGTCCAGGGCGGCCCGGGTCAGGGTTAGTCCGCCGGGCCTGTATGTGGTACGCTTATTTGTCCTCAAGGATCTTTTCCACTTCCGCCATCTTTCCCCGGGCCATTTCCGGTGAGATATATACGGCCCCGCAGCCCGGGCATTGGGGCAGGTCCACATCGAACCGGGAATCCAGGTAGGCCACATGGTTTTTGACACTCTCCAGCGGGGTGCGGCAGGTGCCGCAGGACAGGGCCGGGTTGTGGCCGTCCAGGGGGCCGCCCGGCGCAGTGCCCGGGGGCCGGGCCACTTCCATCCGGTGGCACCAGGTATCCAGGATCTCATATGCCCCGCCGTCTTCCTTGAATGCCACCCAGAAGCAGACATTGGCCGGCCGGAAATTGGCGATTTCAGCGCCCCTTTCCCCATCCACAAAAAAGGACCGGTTTTTTTCCGATTCATGGTGGTCCAGCACCCTTTGAATGTCCGGCACCAGGATGAATTCATCTTCCATGCGGGCCAGGGCCTCCGGCGGGATCATGATTCTTTTCCCGCCGTTGGTAATCGGTACCGTATCCTCTGGCGCTTCCCCGCCTTCCATCTCCCGTTTAAAGGCGGCGAGATTCCTGCGCCGGCCCGAAAAGCCGGGATCCTGCCTGTTTTCAGGGTCAGCCGTTCCCGGCCAGAACAGGTCCAGAATATGGCGGGCGGGTTTTCCGGCCCGGGCCAGGCGGTCCCGGCACATGGCACAATAGGCCATATAGTCCAGGGGGCTCTGCCGGACCCGGTTTTGGATGATGGTGCCGGCCAGGTTGGGGTTGGCATTGAAGACCAGGCCGCCGAAGCCGCAGCATTCAGTCAGTTCTCCGGCGGTGTCCAGTTCTTTGATCTCAAGGCCTTGTGATAGGGCCAGGGATCTCACGGCCTGCTGGACGGCCGTGTCCCTGCGGGCCGTGCAGGGGTCGCTGACAGCCACGGGGCCGGCAGGGGAGGGCTGGGGCCGGGGAAGGCCGGCGCGGAGGGCATCCATCTCCACGTAAAGGGAGGAAATCTCGGCCCCGGGCAGAACCTCTTCCAGCATCCGGGTGCAGGCGGTGCAGGCGGTGATGATCCCGGGCCGGCCCCAGGATTCCCAGAGGGCCTTGAGCCGGCTGCCGGTCTCCTGAAACAGCCCCTTTTGCCCCGCCCAGTATGCCGGTGCCCCGCAGCAGCCGGAGATGAGCCCGATGTCTTCTTCAAGGGTATTATTCAGCCATGCCCAGGCCGCTTTGACCTGGTCCGGGGATGAGCCGGTGAGCTGGCATCCCGGGAAGAACACCCTGTCCGAGGTGGTTTTGCCCGGGGCATGGATGGAGAAAAAGCAGGTTTCGCCATTGGCATGGGCCATTTCTCCCAGGGCGAATTCATGGGCGGAGGGGGGCATTTTATTATCTGCCACCATCTCCTGCCGGGCGGAGAGGCAGAGGTCGGCCATGGAAAAATCATTGGGGCAGACGGTTTCGCACTGACCGCAGAGGCTGCAGGAGTTGATCAGGGTATTGGCCTTTTTTTCCCCCATGACGATGGCCAGATTGTTGTAAATCTCCCGGGCGTATTTACCGGGATGGCCCTTGAAATTCTCCAGAAAGGTGTTGCAGGTCCGGATGCACCGGGAGCAGTCGCACTGGATGCAGCGGCCTGCCTCCAGGGCGGCCTGTTCAATATTTTTTCCAGCATCGGCAATCATTGGCCGGATCGCCTCATGGCTGATGTCCGTGGAGAGCCCGGTCTGAAAAACGCCCTCCCTCTCCCGGCCGGCCCTCAGGGAGACCCCGGACAAGATCCGGTCCATGGAGGTGGCGGCCTTCCGGCCCTGGAAGGCAAGGTCTATGGGGTAGCTGTCAGGGCTGGCGGAGGCCCCGTTCCGGGAAAAACCGCCGGCAAACCGTTTGGAATCCGACAGCCATTGGAGGGAAAATTCCTCTGTTTCCGGAGGATTCTCTGGCCCCCCCCGGGCGTCCATGCCGATGTACTGGGCCTGGAACCGGTCCTGCGCCTCTAAGAAGGATGTATACCCGGCCCGGGTGGTGAATTTCACCCCGAATCTTTCAAGGCGTGCAATCTCCCGGTCCAGAACCGACGGGGGCAGGACCGCCCTGTCCAGTTGGCGCAGGTGACCGCCCAGCCGCTCTTCATGTTCGAATACACGGACCTTATAGCCCTTGAGGGCCAGGTCCCAGGCCGCCGTGAGGCTGGACAGGCCGCTGCCCCAGATGCCGACGAGTGTTTCCTTGGCCGGGGGGGGGAAGTATTTTTTCTGCCGGTTCCGGTTTCCGGCGCAGGCCCGTTCCAGCCGGCCGATGGCCAAAGGATCATCAAGCTCTTTACGGATGCAGGCCGCTTCGCAGGGATGGTCGCAGATCCGGGTGATGATTTCCGGCAGGGGCAGGGTTTTTTCAATGATTTTAAAGGCCTTGTCCGCATTCCCCCCGGCCATCTGGGCCAGGAAACCTTTTACATCCACATGGAAGGGGCACCGGGCCGTGCAAAAGGCCGGCTCCTCCTGGATGCATTTTTTCTCATAGGCGGTGAGGTCTGATTTTTCCATGGTTTAAAATGAATTAAACCGCCGGGGCAGGCCCCGGCGGCTGGGTTGCAGGTTAAAGCGGGGGCTAGCCGTTCAGTTCCGCCAGCACCTTGTCCGGTGTGGCCGGCAGCCGTTTGATCCGGGCCCCGCATGCATTGTAGATGCCGTTGATGACGGCGGCATGGGGGGAGGTCAGCGGCAGCTCGCCCACGCCGGCGGCGCCGAAGGGGCCGTGTTCCCTGGGGGTCTGAACATAGATCAGTTCAATGTCGTCGGGGATGGCTTTGATGTAGGGGAAGCCCGCACCCACCAT encodes:
- a CDS encoding methyltransferase domain-containing protein yields the protein MRTNKRTTYRPGGLTLTRAALDHCGLAPGDPVLDAGCGDGVTCAFLSGEAGLSTFGMDLSAQRISKTGSGWTGIRARLPLLPFATSAFRAVFCECVLSLVAEKQDCLEEFFRLLKPGGHLVLTDLYLPGEAPAPVPGLTCLDGALGRNALKAAVEGAGFRLRIWEDHTRMLREMACQMVFKHGSLDNFWKTLTGDVFHAGLGARCRAREINPGYCLIIADKASDKQKYE
- a CDS encoding 4Fe-4S dicluster domain-containing protein, with product MEKSDLTAYEKKCIQEEPAFCTARCPFHVDVKGFLAQMAGGNADKAFKIIEKTLPLPEIITRICDHPCEAACIRKELDDPLAIGRLERACAGNRNRQKKYFPPPAKETLVGIWGSGLSSLTAAWDLALKGYKVRVFEHEERLGGHLRQLDRAVLPPSVLDREIARLERFGVKFTTRAGYTSFLEAQDRFQAQYIGMDARGGPENPPETEEFSLQWLSDSKRFAGGFSRNGASASPDSYPIDLAFQGRKAATSMDRILSGVSLRAGREREGVFQTGLSTDISHEAIRPMIADAGKNIEQAALEAGRCIQCDCSRCIRTCNTFLENFKGHPGKYAREIYNNLAIVMGEKKANTLINSCSLCGQCETVCPNDFSMADLCLSARQEMVADNKMPPSAHEFALGEMAHANGETCFFSIHAPGKTTSDRVFFPGCQLTGSSPDQVKAAWAWLNNTLEEDIGLISGCCGAPAYWAGQKGLFQETGSRLKALWESWGRPGIITACTACTRMLEEVLPGAEISSLYVEMDALRAGLPRPQPSPAGPVAVSDPCTARRDTAVQQAVRSLALSQGLEIKELDTAGELTECCGFGGLVFNANPNLAGTIIQNRVRQSPLDYMAYCAMCRDRLARAGKPARHILDLFWPGTADPENRQDPGFSGRRRNLAAFKREMEGGEAPEDTVPITNGGKRIMIPPEALARMEDEFILVPDIQRVLDHHESEKNRSFFVDGERGAEIANFRPANVCFWVAFKEDGGAYEILDTWCHRMEVARPPGTAPGGPLDGHNPALSCGTCRTPLESVKNHVAYLDSRFDVDLPQCPGCGAVYISPEMARGKMAEVEKILEDK